The proteins below come from a single Agrococcus beijingensis genomic window:
- a CDS encoding pyrimidine dimer DNA glycosylase/endonuclease V translates to MRLWSLHPGLLDRQGLTACWREALLAQAVIAGRTRGYTRHPQLERFLAQPDPLASVGAYLSAVADAAEARGYRFDRSRIDRPGPAPVIIVSDGQLQHEWRHLRAKLAQRSPERLGLARRPVPHPLFLVEPGPVAPWERP, encoded by the coding sequence GTGAGGCTCTGGTCGCTGCATCCTGGCCTGCTCGACCGGCAGGGCTTGACGGCGTGCTGGCGCGAGGCGCTGCTGGCGCAGGCGGTGATCGCCGGTCGCACGCGCGGCTACACGCGCCACCCGCAGCTCGAGCGCTTCCTCGCGCAGCCCGACCCGCTCGCGAGCGTCGGCGCCTACCTGTCGGCGGTCGCCGATGCGGCCGAGGCGCGCGGCTACAGGTTCGACCGGTCCCGCATCGATCGGCCGGGCCCGGCGCCGGTCATCATCGTCTCCGACGGGCAGCTGCAGCACGAGTGGCGGCATCTGCGCGCGAAGCTGGCGCAGCGCAGCCCCGAGCGGCTCGGCCTGGCGCGCCGGCCCGTGCCGCACCCGCTGTTCTTGGTCGAACCGGGGCCGGTCGCGCCGTGGGAGCGCCCCTAG
- a CDS encoding lycopene cyclase domain-containing protein → MTLVYLGVLLLSAIGTGLLDLRWRLALFRDAPRTAIAVLGTAAVLLLIDLAGIATGNFKLGASPWMTGFELLPHLPIEELVFITFLAYVSLVAYAGAERLLAWRRARTAERSA, encoded by the coding sequence ATGACGCTCGTCTACCTCGGCGTGCTGCTGCTCTCGGCGATCGGCACGGGCCTGCTCGACCTGCGCTGGCGGCTCGCGCTGTTCCGCGACGCCCCGCGCACCGCCATCGCCGTGCTGGGCACCGCCGCGGTGCTGCTGCTCATCGACCTCGCCGGCATCGCGACCGGCAACTTCAAGCTCGGCGCATCGCCGTGGATGACCGGCTTCGAGCTGCTGCCGCACCTGCCGATCGAGGAGCTCGTCTTCATCACCTTCCTCGCCTACGTGTCGCTGGTCGCCTACGCCGGCGCCGAGCGGCTGCTCGCGTGGCGGCGAGCGCGCACGGCGGAGCGCAGCGCATGA
- a CDS encoding prenyltransferase, producing the protein MPEVAADTGLARRLLLASRPVSWINTAFPFAAAMLLTTGQVDARLIIGTLFFLVPYNLAMYGINDVFDYASDAQNPRKGGMEGALLPPSSHRATLAWSIGLAVPFVVALVLIGGPASWIVLGVSLFAVAAYSVAGLRFKEVPVLDSITSSTHFVSPAVYGLVLAGADWSPQLVALLVAFFCWGMASHAFGAVQDVIPDRQGGIHSIATVLGARATVRLSIALWAAAGLLMLLTPWPAWLGAVVAVPYIVLAAPFWSIDDVGSAEANRGWRRFLWVNYACGFVVTMLCIAWAMGVR; encoded by the coding sequence ATGCCTGAGGTCGCCGCCGACACCGGCCTCGCCCGCCGGCTGCTGCTGGCGTCGCGCCCCGTGAGCTGGATCAACACCGCGTTCCCCTTCGCGGCCGCCATGCTGCTGACGACCGGCCAGGTCGACGCGCGGCTCATCATCGGCACGCTGTTCTTCCTCGTGCCGTACAACCTCGCGATGTACGGCATCAACGACGTCTTCGACTACGCATCCGACGCGCAGAATCCCCGCAAGGGCGGCATGGAGGGCGCGCTGCTGCCGCCCTCCAGCCACCGCGCGACGCTCGCCTGGTCGATCGGCCTCGCCGTGCCGTTCGTCGTGGCCCTGGTGCTCATCGGCGGGCCGGCGTCGTGGATCGTGCTCGGCGTGAGCCTGTTCGCGGTCGCCGCCTACTCGGTGGCGGGGCTGCGCTTCAAGGAGGTGCCGGTGCTCGACTCGATCACCTCGAGCACCCACTTCGTGAGCCCCGCGGTCTACGGCCTCGTGCTGGCCGGCGCCGACTGGAGCCCGCAGCTCGTCGCGCTCCTCGTCGCGTTCTTCTGCTGGGGCATGGCGAGCCATGCGTTCGGCGCGGTGCAGGATGTCATCCCCGACCGTCAGGGCGGCATCCACTCGATCGCGACCGTGCTGGGTGCTCGCGCGACGGTGCGCCTGTCGATCGCGCTGTGGGCGGCGGCCGGCCTGCTCATGCTGCTGACGCCCTGGCCCGCGTGGCTCGGCGCGGTCGTGGCGGTGCCCTACATCGTGCTGGCCGCCCCGTTCTGGAGCATCGACGACGTGGGCAGCGCCGAGGCGAACCGCGGCTGGCGGCGGTTCCTGTGGGTGAACTACGCCTGCGGCTTCGTGGTGACGATGCTCTGCATCGCGTGGGCGATGGGGGTGCGGTGA
- a CDS encoding EamA family transporter, protein MSTTVAPLSAPTTNRAGLIAATALAPAVWGTTYLVTTELLPAGHPLFAALVRALPAGLLALAISRTMPSGSWWWKSAVLGILNIGVFFPLLFVAAERLPGGVAATLGAGQPLIVALLAVVVLGESLSTWRLGWGIVGLVGVGLVVLGPGAVLDPLGIVAGLAGATAMALGVTLTKRWGRPAGTGPLAFAGWQLTAGGLFLLPLTVLLEDMPSVNPAAALGYGWLGLVGGLLGYTLWFRGIGRLPVTATALLGLLSPLVAAALGAVVLGENLNALQLTGFGLALTALLAGQLSPPRKETT, encoded by the coding sequence ATGAGCACCACCGTGGCCCCGCTGAGCGCGCCGACGACCAACAGAGCCGGCCTGATCGCGGCGACGGCCTTGGCGCCCGCGGTCTGGGGCACCACCTACCTCGTGACGACCGAGCTGCTGCCCGCGGGGCATCCGCTCTTCGCCGCGCTCGTCAGGGCGCTCCCGGCCGGTCTGCTCGCTCTCGCGATCAGTCGGACCATGCCGAGCGGCAGCTGGTGGTGGAAGTCGGCAGTGCTGGGCATCCTGAACATCGGCGTCTTCTTCCCGCTGCTGTTCGTCGCTGCAGAGCGACTGCCGGGTGGCGTCGCCGCGACGCTCGGGGCCGGGCAGCCGCTGATCGTCGCCCTGCTCGCCGTCGTGGTGCTGGGCGAGTCGCTGTCGACGTGGCGCCTGGGCTGGGGCATCGTCGGCCTGGTCGGCGTCGGGCTGGTCGTGCTCGGCCCGGGAGCCGTGCTCGACCCGCTCGGCATCGTCGCCGGCCTGGCGGGTGCTACGGCGATGGCCCTCGGCGTCACCCTGACGAAGCGCTGGGGGCGACCGGCCGGCACCGGGCCGCTCGCCTTCGCCGGCTGGCAGCTCACCGCCGGCGGCCTCTTCCTGCTGCCACTGACCGTGCTGCTCGAGGACATGCCGAGCGTCAACCCGGCGGCTGCTCTCGGCTACGGCTGGCTCGGGCTCGTCGGTGGCCTGCTCGGCTACACGCTGTGGTTCCGCGGCATCGGCCGTCTGCCCGTGACCGCGACCGCTCTGCTCGGACTGCTGTCGCCGCTCGTCGCGGCGGCGCTCGGCGCGGTCGTGCTGGGCGAGAACCTGAACGCGCTGCAGCTCACCGGATTCGGGCTGGCGCTCACCGCGCTGCTCGCCGGGCAGCTCAGCCCACCACGCAAGGAGACCACGTGA
- a CDS encoding SDR family oxidoreductase has product MSGRRVLVTGATGYIGGRLAPRLVEAGHEVRALARDPGRLRDASWADAVEVVAGDLEVAADVRRAVEGIDVVFHLVHAMAAGGDFAKAELAQARNVAAAAKQAGVRRIVYLSGLHPEGEHLSKHLASRVAVGEALLASGVPTIVLEAGIVIGSGSASFEMIRHLTEVLPYMPAPRWVRNFVQPIAVRDVLHYLVEAASLPDDVHGAFDVGGPDVLRYGQTMNGYAVEAGLPQRPIAPLPVLTPWLASQWVNLVTPVPRAIAIPLIGSLLHDCVVEERRIDAVIPPPEGGLTGYRDAVRLALVRERAGDIESSWRSASAAGAPADPLPSDPDWSGSTVFEDARERTTTASTDAVWRVIEAIGGERGWYSVPLLWSIRGLADRLVGGVGLRRGRRDPVSLREGDTVDWWRVERIDRGRMLRLRAEMKVPGRAWIEFSVEPVAGVAAADGTAGSGAARSHYRQRAVFLPSGLAGRLYWWSLVPAHHVIFELMAGRIVAAAEAEGAQDEGPEVEGPDVEGPR; this is encoded by the coding sequence GTGAGCGGCAGGCGCGTGCTGGTGACGGGTGCGACGGGCTACATCGGCGGGCGCCTCGCACCGCGGCTGGTCGAGGCCGGGCACGAGGTGCGGGCGCTCGCGCGCGATCCCGGGCGGCTGCGCGATGCGTCATGGGCGGATGCGGTCGAGGTCGTCGCGGGGGATCTCGAGGTGGCCGCCGACGTGCGTCGCGCGGTAGAGGGCATCGACGTCGTCTTCCACCTGGTGCACGCGATGGCGGCCGGCGGCGACTTCGCGAAGGCGGAGCTCGCGCAGGCGCGGAACGTCGCGGCGGCCGCGAAGCAGGCCGGGGTGCGCCGCATCGTCTACCTGTCGGGTCTGCATCCGGAGGGGGAGCACCTCTCGAAGCACCTCGCCTCGCGGGTCGCGGTGGGCGAGGCGCTGCTGGCGTCGGGCGTGCCGACGATCGTGCTGGAGGCGGGCATCGTGATCGGCTCGGGCTCGGCGTCGTTCGAGATGATCCGGCACCTGACCGAGGTGCTGCCCTACATGCCGGCGCCCCGGTGGGTGCGCAACTTCGTGCAGCCGATCGCCGTGCGCGACGTGCTGCACTACCTGGTCGAGGCGGCCAGCCTGCCCGACGACGTGCACGGCGCCTTCGACGTCGGCGGCCCCGACGTGCTGCGCTACGGTCAGACGATGAACGGGTACGCGGTCGAAGCGGGCCTGCCGCAGCGTCCGATCGCACCGCTGCCGGTGCTGACGCCCTGGCTCGCCTCGCAGTGGGTCAACCTCGTGACGCCCGTGCCTCGCGCGATCGCGATCCCGCTGATCGGCTCGCTGCTGCACGACTGCGTGGTCGAGGAGCGTCGCATCGACGCCGTGATCCCGCCGCCCGAGGGCGGCCTGACCGGCTACCGCGACGCCGTGCGGCTCGCGCTGGTGCGCGAGCGGGCCGGCGACATCGAGTCGAGCTGGCGCTCTGCGTCGGCGGCCGGCGCCCCCGCCGACCCGCTGCCCAGCGACCCGGACTGGTCGGGCTCGACGGTGTTCGAGGATGCGAGGGAGCGCACCACCACCGCCTCGACCGACGCGGTCTGGCGGGTGATCGAGGCGATCGGCGGCGAGCGCGGCTGGTACTCGGTGCCGCTGCTGTGGAGCATCCGAGGCCTCGCCGACCGGCTGGTGGGCGGGGTCGGGCTGCGTCGCGGCCGCCGCGACCCGGTCTCGCTGCGCGAGGGCGACACCGTCGACTGGTGGCGGGTCGAGCGCATCGATCGGGGGCGGATGCTGCGCCTGCGTGCCGAGATGAAGGTGCCGGGCCGTGCGTGGATCGAGTTCTCGGTCGAGCCGGTCGCAGGCGTCGCCGCCGCGGACGGCACCGCCGGCTCTGGCGCCGCCCGCTCGCACTACCGGCAGCGCGCGGTGTTCCTGCCCAGCGGCCTCGCGGGCCGGCTCTACTGGTGGTCGCTGGTGCCCGCGCACCATGTGATCTTCGAGCTGATGGCGGGGCGCATCGTCGCGGCGGCCGAGGCCGAGGGCGCCCAGGACGAGGGCCCCGAGGTCGAGGGCCCCGACGTCGAGGGCCCGCGGTGA
- the crtI gene encoding phytoene desaturase family protein yields the protein MSRIVVIGGGIAGIASAGLLARDGHEVTLLERGSALGGRAGTWRSQGFTFDTGPSWMLMREPYEHAFRLLGSSLEAEVDVVRLDPAYRVLFEGHDEPFEVSGDVEVTLSRFEAIEPGAGERLRAHLASATETAELATGGLLSNRFDSLGAFTGLGLGGRVGTLLRLLAETLESRVAGVVRDPRLRQVLGYPAVFLGTEPKSAPSMYHLMSHFDLVEGVWYPQGGFGVIVDALARLATEAGAALRTGADVRSIVVEQGEARGVVLADGSRIDADIVVSAVDGHATDTKLLAQEPGVAERGRRRWAKRVAGPSAVLVMLGVEGELPQLAHHSLLFARDWEQGFDRIFGAPAVRAIDGVTDPASLYVSRTSATDPSVAPAGHEALFVLVPVPADTRLGHGGIDGAGDADVELIADRAIAQIADWAGIDDLAGRVVTRRTIGPADFAADHDSWRGTALGPAHTLRQSAMLRGSTKHGSVRGLLLAGATTVPGIGVPMCLISAELVVKHVRGERSTGPLQPLEREAAR from the coding sequence ATGAGCCGCATCGTGGTCATCGGCGGCGGCATCGCCGGCATCGCCTCGGCCGGCCTGCTCGCGCGCGACGGCCACGAGGTGACGCTGCTCGAGCGGGGCTCCGCCCTCGGCGGCCGCGCGGGCACCTGGCGCTCGCAGGGCTTCACGTTCGACACCGGGCCCTCCTGGATGCTCATGCGCGAGCCCTACGAGCACGCGTTCCGCCTGCTCGGCTCGAGCCTCGAGGCAGAGGTCGACGTGGTGCGCCTCGACCCCGCCTACCGGGTGCTCTTCGAGGGGCACGACGAGCCGTTCGAGGTCTCGGGCGACGTCGAGGTGACGCTGTCGCGCTTCGAGGCGATCGAGCCCGGTGCGGGCGAGCGGCTGCGGGCCCACCTCGCGTCGGCGACCGAGACGGCCGAGCTCGCCACCGGCGGGCTGCTGTCGAACCGCTTCGACTCGCTCGGCGCGTTCACCGGCCTCGGCCTCGGCGGCCGCGTCGGCACGCTGCTGCGCCTGCTGGCCGAGACGCTCGAGTCTCGGGTCGCCGGGGTCGTGCGCGACCCGCGGCTGCGGCAGGTGCTCGGCTACCCGGCCGTCTTCCTCGGCACCGAGCCGAAGTCGGCGCCCTCGATGTACCACCTGATGAGCCACTTCGACCTGGTCGAGGGCGTCTGGTACCCGCAGGGCGGCTTCGGGGTGATCGTGGATGCGCTGGCCCGCCTGGCCACGGAGGCCGGCGCCGCGCTCCGCACCGGCGCCGACGTGCGCAGCATCGTCGTCGAGCAGGGCGAGGCCCGCGGCGTGGTGCTCGCCGACGGCAGCCGCATCGACGCCGACATCGTCGTCTCCGCCGTCGACGGCCACGCGACCGACACCAAGCTGCTCGCGCAGGAGCCCGGCGTCGCCGAGCGCGGCCGGCGCCGCTGGGCGAAGCGCGTCGCGGGGCCGTCGGCGGTGCTCGTGATGCTCGGCGTCGAGGGCGAGCTGCCGCAGCTCGCGCATCACTCGCTGCTGTTCGCCCGCGACTGGGAGCAGGGCTTCGACCGCATCTTCGGCGCGCCTGCGGTGCGGGCGATCGACGGCGTCACCGATCCCGCCTCGCTCTACGTGAGCAGGACATCCGCCACCGACCCCTCGGTCGCGCCCGCCGGCCACGAGGCGCTCTTCGTGCTGGTGCCGGTGCCCGCCGACACGCGGCTCGGGCATGGCGGCATCGACGGCGCGGGCGACGCCGACGTCGAGCTGATCGCCGATCGCGCGATCGCGCAGATCGCCGACTGGGCCGGCATCGACGATCTCGCAGGGCGGGTGGTCACGCGCCGCACGATCGGGCCGGCCGACTTCGCCGCCGACCACGACTCCTGGCGCGGCACCGCCCTCGGGCCCGCGCACACCCTGCGGCAGAGCGCGATGCTGCGCGGCTCGACGAAGCACGGCTCGGTGCGCGGCCTGCTGCTCGCCGGCGCCACGACCGTGCCGGGCATCGGCGTGCCCATGTGCCTGATCTCTGCCGAGCTGGTCGTCAAGCACGTGCGCGGCGAGCGGTCGACAGGTCCGCTGCAGCCGCTCGAGCGAGAGGCGGCGCGATGA
- the rmuC gene encoding DNA recombination protein RmuC — MDPLMLIAALVTAVVAALLAGALGALLGVRVGRAREAAGRATAAGELQSSRGRLEVLEAERERERDIADRRHAAQLEEVRAEAERRVAEERQRGRDALTELQADTERRADEFAKLSSAALERNSALFLAQAEERLRRSQTEGAAELAKREAAVQQLVDPLAKSLDSVRTEVTAAEKARAEANAALAEQLQAMRSSSEQLTVETRQLVTALRAPQVRGRWGELQLRRVVESAGMLEHVDFTEQAHHVTDDGALRPDMLVHLPGDKQVIVDSKVAFNGYLEAMEARDDATRDKRLDAHARHLRDHIDQLSSKAYWEAVPGSPEFVVMFIPAEPFLNAALERDPTLFERAFAKNVVLATPATLVALLRTVGYTWRQEQLAGEAQQVLEVGRELHKRLGTMGGHLTTLGSRLNKTVEAYNQFNASLDRNVVTQARRFSSLQGLEPALERTPPLEVLAVPAQKADIHAADPQPSDADHEIASLARGSAADEATSAVA; from the coding sequence ATGGATCCGCTCATGCTCATCGCCGCACTGGTCACCGCCGTGGTCGCCGCGCTGCTCGCCGGCGCCCTGGGCGCCCTGCTCGGGGTGCGCGTCGGGCGTGCGCGCGAGGCGGCGGGGCGCGCGACGGCCGCCGGCGAGCTGCAGAGCTCGCGCGGCCGGCTCGAGGTGCTCGAGGCCGAGCGCGAGCGCGAGCGCGACATCGCCGATCGCCGCCACGCCGCGCAGCTCGAGGAGGTGCGGGCGGAGGCCGAGCGCCGGGTCGCCGAGGAGCGCCAGCGCGGGCGCGACGCCCTCACCGAGCTGCAGGCCGACACCGAGCGGCGCGCCGACGAGTTCGCCAAGCTCTCCAGCGCCGCGCTCGAGCGCAACTCCGCGCTCTTCCTCGCGCAGGCCGAGGAGCGGCTGCGCCGCTCGCAGACCGAGGGCGCCGCCGAGCTCGCCAAGCGCGAGGCAGCGGTGCAGCAGCTCGTGGACCCGCTCGCGAAGTCGCTCGACTCGGTGCGCACGGAGGTGACCGCGGCAGAGAAGGCTCGCGCCGAGGCCAACGCCGCGCTCGCCGAGCAGCTGCAGGCGATGCGCTCGAGCTCCGAGCAGCTCACCGTCGAGACCCGGCAGCTCGTCACCGCCCTGCGCGCCCCGCAGGTGCGCGGGCGCTGGGGCGAGCTGCAGCTGCGCCGGGTGGTCGAGTCGGCCGGCATGCTCGAGCACGTCGACTTCACCGAGCAGGCGCACCACGTCACCGACGACGGCGCCCTGCGACCCGACATGCTCGTGCACCTGCCCGGCGACAAGCAGGTCATCGTCGACTCGAAGGTCGCCTTCAACGGCTACCTCGAGGCCATGGAGGCCCGCGACGACGCGACCCGCGACAAGCGGCTCGACGCCCACGCGCGACACCTGCGCGACCACATCGACCAGCTCAGCTCGAAGGCCTACTGGGAGGCCGTGCCCGGCTCCCCCGAGTTCGTCGTCATGTTCATCCCCGCCGAGCCCTTCCTGAACGCCGCGCTCGAGCGCGACCCGACGCTGTTCGAGCGCGCGTTCGCCAAGAACGTCGTGCTGGCGACCCCCGCCACGCTCGTCGCGCTGCTGCGCACGGTGGGCTACACCTGGCGGCAGGAGCAGCTCGCCGGCGAGGCGCAGCAGGTGCTCGAGGTGGGCCGCGAGCTGCACAAGCGGCTCGGCACCATGGGCGGGCACCTGACGACCCTCGGCAGCCGTCTCAACAAGACGGTCGAGGCCTACAACCAGTTCAACGCATCGCTCGACCGCAACGTCGTCACGCAGGCCCGCCGCTTCTCGAGCCTGCAGGGGCTCGAGCCGGCGCTCGAGCGCACGCCGCCGCTTGAGGTGCTCGCCGTGCCGGCGCAGAAGGCCGACATCCACGCGGCCGATCCCCAGCCGTCCGACGCCGACCATGAGATCGCCAGCCTGGCGCGCGGATCAGCGGCAGATGAGGCCACCTCAGCGGTAGCGTGA
- a CDS encoding NUDIX hydrolase, which produces MSDTPTAATVVLVRDGKGAIEVLLLQRPDRGTFAGGWVFPGGKVEPLDEAHDELATARNAGVRETAEECGLIVAPDDLLPLSHWSPPANLAARFNTWFFLAEAPEGEIVLQAAEAIAHEWIRPADALKRHGAGRLRLFPPTWVTLDTLLAFPTVEAARRAIAARGPADYATKQDPERGLALWAGDEAYDGAADTDEGPRHRLHVGSLPWRFEHR; this is translated from the coding sequence GTGAGCGACACCCCCACCGCAGCGACGGTCGTGCTGGTGCGCGACGGCAAGGGCGCCATCGAGGTGCTGCTGCTGCAGCGCCCCGACCGCGGCACGTTCGCCGGCGGCTGGGTCTTCCCGGGCGGCAAGGTCGAGCCGCTCGACGAGGCGCACGACGAGCTCGCCACCGCGCGCAACGCCGGCGTGCGCGAGACGGCCGAGGAATGCGGGCTGATCGTCGCCCCCGACGACCTGCTGCCGCTGTCGCACTGGTCGCCGCCCGCCAACCTCGCCGCGCGCTTCAACACCTGGTTCTTCCTCGCCGAGGCACCCGAGGGCGAGATCGTGCTGCAGGCGGCCGAGGCGATCGCGCACGAGTGGATCCGACCGGCGGATGCGCTGAAGCGGCATGGGGCAGGCAGGCTGCGGCTGTTCCCGCCCACGTGGGTGACCCTCGACACGCTGCTCGCTTTCCCGACCGTCGAGGCGGCGCGGCGAGCGATCGCCGCACGCGGGCCCGCCGACTACGCGACGAAGCAGGACCCTGAGCGCGGCCTGGCGCTGTGGGCGGGCGACGAGGCCTACGACGGCGCCGCCGACACCGACGAGGGGCCGCGGCACCGCCTGCACGTCGGCTCGCTGCCCTGGCGGTTCGAGCACCGCTGA
- a CDS encoding NAD(P)H-binding protein, producing MRITVIGASGMVGSAAPDEALRRGHSVTAVARQPPAHPARPGVTAHSVAADDAAMRPLLADADAAVVAIRARPGEDSSVAEATATLLDAAAATGTRLLIVGGAGPLRTPGAPHVRLVDNPDFVPVGARGLASPRARQQRAAARMPAARLG from the coding sequence GTGAGGATCACCGTCATCGGCGCGAGCGGCATGGTCGGCTCAGCCGCTCCCGACGAGGCGCTGCGGCGCGGCCACAGCGTGACCGCCGTCGCGCGGCAGCCGCCGGCGCACCCCGCGCGGCCGGGCGTAACGGCGCACTCGGTCGCCGCCGACGACGCCGCGATGCGCCCGCTGCTGGCGGACGCGGATGCGGCCGTCGTCGCGATCCGCGCCAGACCGGGCGAGGACTCCTCGGTGGCCGAGGCGACCGCGACCCTCCTCGACGCAGCAGCGGCCACCGGCACACGCCTGCTCATCGTGGGCGGCGCCGGCCCGTTGCGCACCCCCGGCGCGCCGCACGTGCGGCTGGTCGACAACCCCGACTTCGTGCCCGTGGGTGCCCGTGGCCTGGCGAGCCCTCGCGCTCGCCAGCAGCGAGCAGCTGCGCGTATGCCGGCAGCACGGCTCGGCTGA
- a CDS encoding DUF5302 domain-containing protein → MSEHDPAEAETPQDTPEGTETAEEAQRRKFREALDKKKLGHHGQGMNASSGVQGAHSGPAVQKRVHRRKSG, encoded by the coding sequence ATGAGTGAACACGATCCCGCCGAGGCGGAGACGCCGCAGGACACCCCCGAGGGCACCGAGACGGCTGAGGAGGCGCAGCGGCGCAAGTTCCGCGAGGCGCTCGACAAGAAGAAGCTCGGCCACCACGGCCAGGGCATGAACGCCAGCAGCGGCGTGCAGGGCGCCCACTCGGGCCCCGCCGTGCAGAAGCGCGTGCACCGCCGCAAGAGCGGCTGA
- a CDS encoding LysR family transcriptional regulator has translation MELQQMRYVVAVAETRSFTRAAERCLVVQSALSHQIAKLERELGVQLFARSSRRVEVTQAGEAFVAAARQSLDAAERAVAGAAAAMGEVRGRLAVGVIPTVAAVDVPELLQRFRARHPKVRISLEVAASDELAARVMRGALDAAFVGLEQSVPPPARVAARELARDRLRAVLPVEHPLASRKRVRLADLADETFVDFAAGTPGRAQSDRAFAAAGVVRSVDFEVSAADLMEQMVRRGLGIALLPSTYELRLPELVSVAVTDGPHRVEHLLWSGFHPSPAAQAFIDLVG, from the coding sequence ATGGAGCTCCAGCAGATGCGCTACGTCGTCGCCGTGGCCGAGACGCGCAGCTTCACGCGCGCGGCAGAGCGATGCCTCGTCGTCCAGTCAGCGCTCAGCCATCAGATCGCCAAGCTCGAGCGCGAGCTCGGCGTGCAGCTCTTCGCGCGATCCAGCCGCCGTGTCGAGGTCACGCAGGCGGGCGAGGCGTTTGTGGCGGCCGCCAGGCAGAGCCTCGATGCGGCGGAGCGCGCCGTCGCGGGTGCGGCAGCCGCGATGGGCGAAGTGCGGGGCCGGCTGGCCGTCGGGGTGATCCCGACCGTCGCGGCGGTCGACGTGCCGGAGCTCCTGCAGCGATTCCGCGCTCGGCACCCGAAGGTGCGCATCTCGCTCGAGGTGGCAGCGAGCGACGAGCTGGCTGCGCGGGTCATGCGCGGTGCACTGGATGCCGCCTTCGTGGGGCTCGAGCAATCGGTGCCGCCACCGGCCCGCGTGGCGGCGCGGGAGCTGGCCCGTGACCGGCTGCGCGCGGTGCTGCCGGTCGAGCACCCGCTCGCAAGCCGCAAGCGGGTGCGGCTCGCCGATCTCGCGGACGAGACCTTCGTCGACTTCGCGGCCGGCACACCGGGTCGTGCGCAGTCCGATCGCGCGTTCGCAGCAGCCGGTGTGGTGCGCTCGGTCGACTTCGAGGTCTCCGCTGCCGATCTGATGGAGCAGATGGTCCGACGCGGGCTGGGCATCGCGCTGTTGCCGTCGACCTACGAGCTGCGCCTGCCGGAACTGGTGTCCGTCGCGGTGACCGACGGGCCGCACCGGGTGGAGCACCTGCTCTGGAGTGGCTTCCACCCGTCGCCCGCAGCACAGGCGTTCATCGACCTGGTGGGCTGA
- a CDS encoding MBL fold metallo-hydrolase: MVEIERILAPNPGPMTLDGTNTYVIGGEIVVDPGPADVEHVERLVALQPRLILVTHKHTDHTESARELARSTGAVLRGLDPDECHGGEPLVDGEWIPVGDVELQILATPGHTHDSISIVVPGRAVLTGDTILGRGTTVIMHPDGAIAPYLASLDRLEALGDLEVLPGHGDPLPSVAEAARSYRAHRLDRLEQVRAALTQLGVSAADAEVADVADIVYVDLDDRVRTAAEASTSAQLSYLATADRDAPA; encoded by the coding sequence ATGGTGGAGATCGAGCGCATCCTCGCGCCCAACCCCGGACCCATGACCCTCGACGGCACGAACACGTACGTCATCGGCGGCGAGATCGTGGTCGACCCGGGGCCGGCCGATGTCGAGCACGTCGAGCGGCTGGTGGCGCTGCAGCCGCGGCTGATCCTGGTCACGCACAAGCACACCGACCACACCGAGTCGGCGCGCGAGCTGGCCCGCTCGACCGGGGCGGTGCTGCGCGGGCTCGATCCCGACGAGTGCCACGGCGGCGAGCCCCTCGTCGACGGCGAGTGGATCCCGGTCGGCGACGTCGAGCTGCAGATCCTGGCGACGCCGGGCCACACGCACGACTCGATCTCGATCGTCGTGCCGGGCCGGGCGGTGCTCACCGGCGACACGATCCTCGGCCGCGGCACGACGGTGATCATGCACCCCGACGGCGCCATCGCCCCCTACCTCGCCAGCCTGGACCGGCTCGAGGCGCTCGGCGACCTCGAGGTGCTGCCCGGCCACGGCGACCCGCTGCCGTCGGTGGCCGAGGCCGCGCGCAGCTACCGCGCGCACCGCCTCGACCGGCTCGAGCAGGTGCGGGCGGCGCTGACGCAGTTGGGCGTGAGCGCCGCAGACGCCGAGGTCGCCGACGTCGCCGACATCGTCTACGTCGACCTCGACGACCGCGTGCGCACGGCCGCCGAGGCGTCGACGTCGGCGCAGCTCAGCTACCTGGCCACGGCCGACCGCGACGCTCCGGCCTGA
- a CDS encoding lycopene cyclase domain-containing protein, producing MSYALVLLPVLLAAVVTAGVAFRSDRRGWAALGLASLLVLVLTVVFDSIMIAVDLFRYDESLLLGLRVGVAPVEDLGYALVAPLLVASLWRLLGPWRSSGTADEPRRERADA from the coding sequence ATGAGCTACGCGCTGGTGCTCCTGCCCGTGCTGCTGGCGGCGGTCGTCACGGCGGGGGTCGCCTTCCGCAGCGACCGTCGCGGCTGGGCGGCGCTCGGGCTCGCCTCGCTTCTGGTGCTCGTGCTCACCGTGGTCTTCGACTCGATCATGATCGCGGTCGACCTGTTCCGCTACGACGAGTCGCTGCTGCTGGGGCTGCGGGTCGGCGTCGCTCCCGTCGAGGACCTCGGGTACGCGCTGGTCGCGCCGCTGCTGGTGGCGAGCCTGTGGCGGCTGCTCGGCCCCTGGCGCTCGTCCGGCACCGCCGACGAGCCTCGCCGGGAGCGTGCCGATGCCTGA